DNA from Bos indicus isolate NIAB-ARS_2022 breed Sahiwal x Tharparkar chromosome 15, NIAB-ARS_B.indTharparkar_mat_pri_1.0, whole genome shotgun sequence:
CAGCTGGGAAATTTGAGAGTGGTAAGAGAATTCAAAATTATAGATTCATATGACCATATACTTGAAGCCATGTGTGCATCCATATACGTGGAAGTAGCTGAATTTATCAAAAGTGAGAGGAGATGGATTTAACAATCTCCAGATTTGAGggtaaggagaaggaaaaagctatAGAGAAGGAATGATCTGTAATATCGAAAAATACAGTTCACTGGAGGTGAGTTTCACGTTAAAGGATATCTaatcttatgctgctgctgctgctgctgctaagtcgcttcagtcgtgtctgactctgtgcgaccccatagacggcagcccaccaggccccccagtccctgggattttccaggcaagagtactggagtggggtgccattgccttctccgaatcttaTGCAGGAATTACTAAAAAATTCTTACTAAGAAAAAGTCATTACTTTCAGCCAGAAGGAGGTTTCAGTAGAGTGGCGGATGGGTAAGCCAGGTGGCAAGGGACATGGAGAGAATCTAAGGCAGTGAAGATGAGAGAGGAAATAGCTGGATAGGATACCTTACTCAAGGAAAAAGCCCAGGTTTTCTTTAGTTTATAGGCATCTGAATAGTTTTATGCAGGAGGAATCTGTCAAAGAGCAAGAAGTTAAAGAACCCAGGAAGAAGGAGattgaaacaaaaataagagtAAAGTGCAAACTAGAGGGAACAAACAGGTTGAGTGAAGATACAAATTTTAAAGTACAGAGATGTTGAAGGAATTCACTCTTTCTGACTTGTAAGTAAATCATGTTATGGTTGATGCAGAGGTGCAGGCCCAAACTAGGAATCAGAGAAGTAGAAAAAagatctaatttaaaaataagacttgtTTGTAACTTTACTATCTTTTGTGACCCTTGTCCTTTTTTTAATGAGTAGTAAGTTGAGGTAAATGTCCACACATTGAATTAGGCATAGTAAATCTTCTGTGTACCTGTGTGTCTACAGAAATCATGTTTCCTAAAAGTATTTGAGAGTAAAAATCCATTGTATTTAGAGAAGTATATTATTTACAAGGTTACTGAAGaccttttctgttctcttcttctttttttctgtgtcccTGTTCCCCTAAAGTGCCTAGTTCTTCTCTGTCCAGTACACATTCGGCATTTGTCTTGGTTTTCTCTTAGTAACGCACTCTAATTAGCATTGATTTCTGATAATGTTAGTAAATTGTAAGCTCCAAGTTACAGGTATTACAACTGAGTAATCATGTGTTTTTTAAACTTGGGGTgtaatttcacttaatttttttaatattgaaatatgGATATAATCTTATTAACATATAACTTCTGCATTGATGCTTTTTTTCTGGATTGTTGGATTTGTGGTTGAAAAATccatttaattatgttttaatcCTTAACTTAGAAGTTAACAGCTTGCAAACATTTGCTATTCCGGGCTCTATATTTCTCAGTATACTCTCAGGGTTCCTTTATCCCTTTCCACTAGCcttatttcttgtttgtttggtaagtatttaaaatgaaattgggaggctagaaaaaaataactttaaatagaaTGATGGAATGATGATGGCATTCTAGTCTCTGGAAGCATAAACTTAATTAGTTTTAAGAGCTGTTTAATGTTAAAGTAATAATTGTCCCTCCATAAGGAGATGTTATAGTTTGTCTCTTTTCTAGAACAGGGATATCACAGACTTAATTGCATTTATAGGCTCTGTTCTAGCCTTTGCTTCCAGTACTGTTTTGTAATTCAAACAGTCCAAGAACGTTGTTGGTGGGCACAAGGAGTTAAGTCCCAATGGGGGTGGTGTTTTCAAGCATAGCAATTGAAAACATATTGGCTCTTGAGGTTTTATTCATAGGCTAATGGCTAACGTGAACTATTTGGATATAGTCTGTAAGTTTAATCACAAGTTCCAGTTTGTTTTAGCTGGTCTCATTTTAGTTATAATTTGGTGAGAGAAAGGACTGGATTAGATGGGTTCTTGCTCTCTGCATTAGAGGTGTTATGCAAAGTAACCTCCCTGTAccccaaaagaaagaaactagttGAGTTTTGCCTTAGAGGAATATATCCATGTGAGTAAGATGGAAAAGTACAAAATGCTTAtgagtttttgttattttctagtGTTCTGGACTTGGTGCTTCATTCTGCTATATGCTCTCCTATTTAGTTGGGAGGCCAGTTGTATATAAATACCTAACGGAGAAAGCAGTAAAATGGTCACAGCAggtaaacatgtatttttaaattatttgatgtAATTCTTTGGCTACTTGGGAGGTCAGTGTATAATATCTACATAAATGAACTCAGACTCAGAGCTttgataaaaataatcttttgtccaaaataaaattaagtggTAGGCAAATAATGAATGTTAAGAATTTCAAATATGAAGTTTTTGTGTCTATAACAGTAAATTCTGTATTCCTAGTAAGTttagtcagagcagaaaaatcaaAGTGTCAATGTAAAGGCATCCATGTATTTAAACACCTCACTTGTGTTGATGCAGGATGCTGTCAGTGGGTCTCTGAAAAGCTTGGATCAGCCAACTCCTTTAATGCATTTCATTAGTGGGAAGAACTGTTATCTTCTGTTAGGATCTCTGCAAAGACTACCACtgataaatattgatataaaCACTACTACACAGGAAAGTCTAACATAGTGTTTCtaagaaaaaagcagaagaaacagaTTATTAAATCAGAGAAATTTTAGATATTTGCCCCTTTGTTTTATACGTTAGGAAATTAAGAGAAATTAAGCATTTTGCCCCAAATCAAAATCATTATTTATATAGCAAGATCTAGGAAGTATAAACTGCATTCAGTGCTTTTATTTAATCAGCTGAATGTTTCCATTTGCTTATTTAATCTCATTTATCAGTGATGAATGTGAAGTAAATTGTAATAACAAAGGttatctgaaatttttttaaaaagtggaggcTAGGTTTATTGATGTACTATACTAGCCCTTCCTTTATAGGAAGTTAAAGGCATTAAAAAGTTGACCATTGGATATCTTATATAtagttataaatttaattttgcctttttagGTTTAAAATGTTGTTGAGCCATATTATCTGGCTGATGTAGAACCGTCTTTAATAGTGTAACATTATGCTGTAAGCACAATCATAAAAACTTTCATCTGATGTTATTTAGCTCTGATAATGAACATTTGATGACTAGTTCATTGTCATTTCCAAATTCCTTTTTTGATAATTTCTGTTGGGTAAatgctgagctatcagggataaGAATTTGAAATAAGGTATTTTATAATAAGCAGTTTATTTTCAGGATTGGCTTTGTCTTCAAActgatttgtttctttcttgtcaCAGGTTGAACGTCACAGAGAACATCTCATTAACTacattatatttttgagaataaCACCATTTCTGCCTAATTGGTTTATTAATATTACATCTCCTGTGATAAATGTGCCCTTGAAAGTCTTCTTTATTGGCACTTTTCTAGGTAAGGCCAAGGCCTCTCGTTCTTCTGATCCCATAAgtgtaatattattttataaaatccaaAAGTACCCCactaagatttttttcccacttttatgGAGAACCTGCTAAGACTTTTATCTTTGTCTATGAATTCATGCACGTTACAGAACTCATTGTGTACATGTCTAGCCATGTCCAGCTGGGGTAGGTTTATATAACTGGTGGTCACAGAGCCTGGTCTGTGTAAATTAATGTTCAGAATTGTTTGTTGGATTGTGTTGATTTACAtcttttttgttactttttaaaaataagagcacTGTCTGCTGGATATTCTTTTAGTCATACAGAATTATGCAGGACTTCTTAACTCCGTTCTCTCCCtcagtggagagaaaaaaaaatgaaagtgcctCTTTTGAGTACTTTCTCCTTTGTCTGCTAATCAGGTACTTAAATAATGAACTTTAATTTTCGATAAAGAATTGATcctatctttctttttattgacaTAGTACTCATTATGGGCATTACCAAAAGTATAGGGGAAATAAGGCTCAACAAAAAGATTCTTGCTTTTGAGGAGCTAACACCTAGTTTTGAAATTAATCAGTGGACATAAagattcatttatgtattttgtgaATTCTGGTAGTTCTTTCACTAAGAatattctgtgtttcttttgaaGTTAAGTTGAATTGTTCAGATATCAACAAAATGAGCAGATTCCTCAAGTGTTGAGTGTGTATTACATTAAACCTTTAAgttaatacttaatttttttgctACTTTTAGAAGAATTCATAGACAAAGCTGAAAGTCTTAGGTTCTCCATAAAAGTGGCAAAAATATCCTAGTGGGGGTACTTTTGgattttgtaaaataatatttcatttatggGATCAGAAGAGAGAGTTTTTGTACTgtctctttattttacagatgaaatacCTAGAGATAAAATTAACTTCAGCTTTGGCTAAAGTAATTTTTCCAGTcctgatttttaataaaatatggttGTTTCACCATTCTTTTGTATAAAGTGCCCTTTTTACTCATATATTTTGagtatctttctatttctgagtATCTCCTaccactcatttttattttaaatgtactcTGTCAAGAGTGAATGAAAACTTACTCAATCTTATTTTCAACGATGGAGGTTTTTTcccagatttttaaattataattcttAGATGAACATCCTTGAGACCAGATCTTTGCTTATATACATTAGTATCTCCTAAAGTTGAAATTGGAGAATCATAGCACATTTCTTTGTTTAAGGCTGTTGAtcaattttgtaaaattattttctggaaaCTTTCCTTGGGTTTTTTAATTCAATATCCTTAAGAGGTGATTATGAAAAATTGAATTCTTTATATGGAAATAAACTTGAGGggctttaaattaaattaaaagttaaaaaaatgtaagTCACTGTATTCTTACAAGAAATTTTATACacacagaattttaatttttaacgaGAATTGATTGTTTTTCTAATGtgtgtttttacttttcattttaggtGTTGCACCTCCCTCTTTTGTAGCAATTAAGGCAGGAACAACACTATACCAGCTTACAACAGCAGGGGAAGCTGTTTCCTGGAACTCAGTATTTGTTCTAATGATTTTGgctcttctttctattctgccAGCCATCTTCCAGAAAAAACTAAAGCAGAAATTTGAGTGAATAATCCTCTGGGTTTTAATttaaccatcatcatcatcatcatctcagGATTGGCAGGTTTATGTGTTACAATCACCTCTTCAGTAATTGGAACAGgagtttgtaaaataaaatatcttatcaGATggttaaaataatgcatttaagtggcaaaggagagaagaaagtaaaagtggaaaTTGGTATACCATGAAAAGTGCTGTCAGTAGTTATGATAGACATCTCCTAAATTACTGTTCCAAGACTATAGGTATTAAACATAGCAGGATAGTAGGAAATTCTTGACCCAGCTGATTAATTCAGTTTAATATATTTCATGAGCTTGCCGTAAATAGTTACCCTTGACTCGATAATTTATCTGTTCAGTACTATAGCTaaaataggaaaagcaaatacaaagttcaaaaacaaagatatagTATTGCTATTCTGACTAATGTCAAGCCTTTTTTGAGAGCATAAACTTGAAAACTAAAGCTCAAAAGAGATTtacattttcctcctctttttaccTTTGAGACAATAGACTTGTTTAGAAGTCGCATCTTCAGTGGACTACTGAATTTGGAAAAGATATCAAGTTATGTCTGTTTGGtgaactttatttttatcttctgttCTAGATTATCATGGATTagtctgaaatttaaaattctgaccagtctattttcatctttttttttccagttttcaaaatatttacacTGTGCATATACAAAATTCCAATTACATGATAATTGTATCATATTGGTGTTGATAATTTATATtcagataatattttattatatggtTCCCCTTTACTGTCTCAAGAGGGgatcaaaaaagcaaacattcaAAGTATGCAGTTTTTAGATGTTAGATTAGTTATATTACTTAATATTTTGAAACAGAAGCAGTGGCAGCATAACACTTAAGTAGTTGAACATAGTTTATTTGTTCCAATGACTGTAACatttatcacatttatttattaatctggTCATTAAAGTATGTATGATGTAATTATCCTTTTTATGCATGATACATAAGAATGCCTTGTTTCATTTCTCTATTGATGGCTTTATTGTTTGGGGCTGCTTTTGATTAATGCAGTTTCCCTATTGagggtttttactttttatatctcaaagtaaaattaaattctcATATGGTAACTACTATATTTAAATAGTCCTGGAAAACCCAAACAGCTTTTTGCTGCTTGCTTAATGGTAACACCCTCGATTCCTCGATTCTAAGACGTGAAATACTCGGTCAGTTTTGCCTTCACCCAAGACTGTCATGTTGAAAAGTACTTTAGCTGTGGAAGAAATCCTTGTATGTTTTTATTGTGACAGGTATGATCAGCCTCAAAGCCTGTTTCTACTGTATAATGTGGACTGATTATTTTTTCTATCACAGTATTAACAAATGGACTTAttgtaaatacaaagaaaatatattcattaatatactaTTCTTATGTCACCTGGCCTTttgtgtgaaattatttattgttatttctagcaaggttttcttcctttcttattgaCCAGAGACTGATAAAGCTTTCGTTATTTTTACAAGCAAACTTAAAACATAGCCTTTTTGGACAAAGCTTACTAAATATTACTGTATAAAATGTAATTGAGTAAATTTttatcagacttttaaaaataaaagtaagcatATGGACTCAGGAGCAGCCTAtttactccattatgtatatgtacttaCTCTATTCTCAGAGTATTTTCCTTATTCTTATCATTGATCTTTTCCCTTTCCTAATTGTTTTTTCTGTTAGGAAACTGTAGCTGTCACTTAAGGTGGGGTATATTTTCTTCTCCCAAGAGAATATCCAGTCTTTCCACATTCATCATCATTGACTGTCAAGAAAGAGCCTTCTGCAGGCTGTACCCTAAATGCAGTTGATGGCCGATATTCATGGATTAACAGACTTGGCCTGATGCCAGATGTAGATTCAAGCTTCAACCACATCTTGAAGACAGTTGCATAGTAATAAGCACCAGAGAGCATGTGAATAGTGAGGAGGCCAGCAAACTAACTAGGGAAGTTGACTTAGTGAGACTGCTCCTTCTTAGTTAATGGTCTCTGTCTGGAAGTCTATTAACTTTTGAGTGTAATATTTCTaaggtatttaataaatgtaaattaaaatgtaagaagAATAAATTGTACTGAAAAAACCTCAAATATAGCACTTGGGATTTATTTCATGTAAGTATTTATATTgaacaaaaatattcttttgaaattctGATGCACATTTGCACCtctaagaacaaagaaaaaaaattttaaacctttaatttttatagttgGCTTTTGAGAATCTTaaagcatttaaattttaaattgtagaGGTAAGTACAAGTAAACATTTATATAAGTGGTATATGTAATGATTTCTCTATAAAGCCAtctttttaaagttctctttGGCTTTTTGAAAATGAGTAGAATAAGTCAAAAGGGCTGAAACTTCCTGGTATTTAAATAACTGTTCATTGATTGTAGTTTAGGTGTTTGAAGGTGGGTCTTATTGTAGTTTCGATGCTCTATTCTGATTTttgccttttcccttttttcttcctttcctgggaAAAACTTGCTAAGCTGGGTGACTTAAAGGGATGTTGTTTAAGCTCTaggcctcatttttctcatctggaataAGTGAACTCCAGGTTCTTTACAGCTCAGACATGATAGgatttttctgaaattaatgCGATATGTTAATAGGCCCTTCTAACTAAAAATACTAAATTAAGCAATCCTTTGTCTAGCTCGTTTTATAGCTGACAGTGTGCTTTCACATCATCACATTTTGATAAATTAACCATTTCATTTGTAATGAAATACttgagaaaacaaagcaaaagctaTTCCCATTTGGTTACTTTACTAGTAGTATAAAACAGGGTAAAATAGTAATTGTTAAAGGAACTAAAAGGACTCTTCTGAAGAGTCTTCATCCTAGCAAAGACTTGGTGTTAAAAACAGAAACCATAATCCCAAGTTTGATGACCACTTCGAGTTAGCAGGGATGATACTTTGAGAATAAAATGTGGGAGAAGTCACTGAACTCCTATATTACATTTGGGGAGCTTTAAAGTTCAGTATCATCTAGCAGTTGGAGATCTGCCAAGTGGGCACTCATCATCATGACTGAACTGTTAGATAAAGAGTACTGGGGAATAGAAATTGATCCAGTGTTAGCCTCTGATAGCTCTGGAATGCCACCCGAAAGTCTAATGGAATTTTTGAAAACTACTCTTGAGATCAATATAAAACTGGAAGCTGAGAGGGAAATACACTATATTTTGAATGGAAAACCGCTCACATAGCATTCTCTCTCTAGAGTGAATCTATGAAGATCTTCATCACAAAATCATAGTATGGAAGATGGTCTTTTGCCCAGCGTCACCTGAAAAAAATGGATTCTTTCCTAGAAACCTGTCTTTCCTGGAAAGCTAACAGGCCCAAGGCAGACATGAGTGTGCTGAGTTAAGACCCCTACCTTACTTTTACCTTTGCGACAGGGTTTCCTGGTGACTGGATGAACACTCTGGGGCCTGCATTTGAATTCATGTTAGAATAGCAGTCAAAGTTTGTGTGTAATTGTATGTGCCAACTTGTCTGCCCTGGTTAcacctggttctcaggccttcaaaCTGTACCACCGACTTTCCTGGGTCTACAGCTTGCAGACTACAGATCATAGGATTTCTCAGTCTCCATAATCACATGACCCAATACTTTATACATGTCTCCTACTGGTTCTGTTATATACATGTCTCCTACTGGTTCTGTTACTTTGGAGAGTCCTAATACAAGGTTATAGGCTACTGTtaaaaaagtgagagtgaaagtcacgcagtcgtgtctgactgcgaacccatggactatacagtccatggaattctccaggccagaatactggagtcggtagcctttcccttctccaggagttcttcccaacccagggatctaacccaggtctcctgcattggaggcggattctttactagctgagccatgagggaagtccaagaatactggagtgggtagcctatctcttctccagtggatcttcccaacccagaaattgaactggggtctcttgcattgcagacggattctttaccaactgagctatgaggctACGTGCCCACTCTTAAGACGTTTTGAAAAGAAGTAGTGACAGGTATTGCAGAGAAAAATTGGAATTCCTGATGGAATTTGGAAATGATGAAACAATAGTGATTGATAGAAAAACAATTAGAATTATACATGGTCATGAAGAATTATGGTAGTGGTAAGTAAGATATTTGGTAATGTGAATAATTGTCAGAATTTATGTCTATGGCTacacaaaaataggaaaaatctCTACCTATATGTAAGACTT
Protein-coding regions in this window:
- the TMEM41B gene encoding transmembrane protein 41B, with the protein product MTKGRAVERSQTAALHSTPPGDKATGTRGPSTPSSRDHLKEKACAEAGSARMSLLILVSIFLSAAFVMFLVYKNFPQLSEEERMNMKVPRDMDDAKALGKVLSKYKDTFYVQVLVAYFATYIFLQTFAIPGSIFLSILSGFLYPFPLALFLVCLCSGLGASFCYMLSYLVGRPVVYKYLTEKAVKWSQQVERHREHLINYIIFLRITPFLPNWFINITSPVINVPLKVFFIGTFLGVAPPSFVAIKAGTTLYQLTTAGEAVSWNSVFVLMILALLSILPAIFQKKLKQKFE